The following are encoded in a window of Oceanidesulfovibrio indonesiensis genomic DNA:
- a CDS encoding alcohol dehydrogenase catalytic domain-containing protein has protein sequence MKSRAAVAFGPGQPLKIVEIDVAPPKKGEVLIKITHTGVCHTDAFTLSGDDPEGVFPAVLGHEGGGVVVEVGEGVTSLKPGDHVIPLYTAECGECKFCKSGKTNLCQAVRATQGKGLMPDGTTRFSYNGEPVYHYMGTSTFSEYTVCVEISLAKVNPQAPLDKVCLLG, from the coding sequence ATGAAATCTCGCGCTGCTGTCGCATTTGGCCCCGGCCAGCCGCTCAAAATCGTTGAAATCGACGTGGCACCGCCGAAAAAAGGCGAAGTGCTGATCAAAATCACCCATACGGGCGTGTGCCATACCGATGCGTTTACCCTCTCGGGCGACGATCCGGAAGGCGTCTTCCCGGCGGTACTCGGCCATGAAGGCGGCGGGGTTGTCGTTGAAGTGGGCGAGGGCGTGACCAGCCTGAAGCCTGGCGATCACGTGATCCCGCTCTACACGGCAGAGTGCGGCGAGTGCAAGTTCTGTAAATCCGGCAAAACCAACCTCTGCCAGGCCGTTCGCGCCACGCAGGGCAAAGGGCTGATGCCGGACGGCACGACCCGTTTCTCGTACAACGGCGAGCCGGTTTATCACTACATGGGCACCAGCACCTTCAGCGAATACACCGTTTGCGTTGAGATCTCGCTGGCGAAGGTGAACCCGCAGGCGCCGCTGGATAAGGTCTGCCTTCTGGGC